AGCCTGAGTCTAATTATACAGGTATGTTGTTTACTTCGGAAGAACCTCtggcagttctttttttttttttttttttttttttttttttttttggtttttcaagacagggtttctctgtggctttggtgcctgtcctggaacttgctctgtagaccaggctggtctcgaactcacagagatccgcctgcgtgaCAAGGAGCAGGAAAACTATTTACACAGCCTGAGAGCCAGGCACATCCATCGGGAGGGCACGGAGCCGGTGTCTGGGCGCTGGATGCTGGAATGCAATATGGGGTGACCCTAGGTGCCTTTTCCCAAACAAGGGATATTGGGGACCTTTTGCCTGTGCCCTCTGGACCATCATCCTCAGGGTTCCAGCCTACACATAGCAGAGGCTGCCTGTTGTGTCAGGGGCTGCTCTCCTGTAGCTGAGTCTGCTCCTCTTCTACTTCACGGTCATTTTCCAAGACCTGGACAAACCAGAAGAAGAAGCAGGGGACTAGGAGGGATGCCCGGCTCAGAATGGCCTCTCCCCGACGCCATTCTTTCCGGAGAAATCAAGCAGGAAAAATAATAGAGCTGCAGCGCCATTTTGAAGACtcgtatttttttcctttccaacttcAAATATAAAGTTAGCCGAGAGAAGACAAgatggcgtgcgccaccaccgcccggccctctgGCAGTTCTTAATGGGACAGGCACCATAGCCATAGCACAGCAGAGGGAAACAGGGAGGGCTGCgctgttgtttctgtgttttacaaGGAGTTTCCGACTTTACACAGAATCTATTTGTACACGCATGCCTTGAATCTGTTGCTTAGTCTGTTTGGTAAAGAGTCTCTGAGCTTGGAGACTTGAGCTCAGAAGACAGCTTAACTTCAAAGAGGGGCAGACCATtgcaaacagcaaaaacaaaacaaaatatgcctTTTATTGAATGTTCAGTAGTTAATGTCATCTGCCATCCCTTGTAGTGAGTGCCAGCTGTAAGAAACTCCCACGGTTTATCATTTGGGCAGTACTTCTTCATGTGACTGAAGAAGCCTGGTACCTGTCCGTGCTGTGTTAGGTGTGTGTATCTGCCTCCCTTGTGATCACTCCCGTTAGCTGCCTCTCAGGTTTCCTTCATACAAATTCATGCAAAGGGTGCCTTTAGAATAGGTGTGGGTTAAACACGAGCTTTTTGGATTCCCCGCTGTGTGATTTCAGATCGGTTAGCTAACCTCTCACTTCCATGTCTCTGACATAGGAACAGAAACACCCATCTAAAGTGGTTAAGGGGCTGAAATGAGTACTGTTTGAACACCTGACATTTAGCAAACATTCAATTGTAGTAGATGTTACTTTTATCATCACTAAAATTCCTGGAGAGTATGAAAGAAGAGAAGTGTTCTGTTTTCGAATGTTAGCATTCTAAACCTGTAGGATGTGCTTTGTGCTTCTTAAATCTGGGCTCTTGGTTTGTTCCTGTGGGTATATAGTCAAGGAAGCAGTGCATCCCCtcccagagagagagggagagagagagagaaagagagagagagagagagagagagagagaaaagagttgTCCTTGCTCTTATATTAGTTGGGTGACCTTGGTTATGTAATCCCTTGAGCTTTTTTTCCTGTCTAAAATGAGTGCACTAATTGTCTCTACTTCATAGGTCCTTGTTGGACTAAATGAGGGCAGTGCACAAAAGACATGCAAGCCCAGTGCCTGGCAAGAACTGCTTGTGCTAATACTACTCCTGTCATTGCCGCAGGAGCTCTTGGGGAGGTGGCTGGTTCCTCTGTTCTGACCTTAATggcttgtgtgtgtttgcctcTTAGTACCGCCTTCCTCATGGGGCCATTGAAGCAGCTGAAGCGCATGTTTGAGCCTACGCGTCTGATTGCCACAATCCTGGTGCTGGTAAGGGCAGACTGCTTTCCCCATAGGCTTTATAGGTGGGGgtgtgccttttcttttcctttttaatcctGGGAATTAAACATGGTCTTATGCATACGGGGCTTTCTAAGtttttcaggctggcctcaaactcagagatccacctgcctctgcctcctaagtgctgggattgaaggcatgcgccaccaccacctgacttggAAGACTTTATTTCTATCCCATCAACCCagaatatatctttcttttttgaccTAGTTATCCATGTATCTGTCAAATCTTTCCAGACCCCATTCTCTAGATTCCAAGCATAATCATCAGTACTGTGTAATTTGTACTTGATTGGCATGCTTGTAATTTTAGTTTAGCTTGTGTGTCTCTCATTCATTCACACAAGAGTGTTTCCTAAGGCCATGGCTGTGTTTGCTATTTATTGGTATCTTTGAGAGTGCAGTGTTGGACAGAGTTCCGGGCACACTGATTAGGGAATTAGAGAGCAGTGTGATGACAGCTATGGTAGGGACCGGAGCAAGCAGTGAGTGGCTTGTTTCCAGCTTCAGGTATAGATGGCCTGGCAACTCTGGTGGAAGACTTTCCAGGAAAGGACACAGGGCAGTGTCAGGTGACAGGTAAACAGATCACAGCTTCCTGGCTATGCAATCGACAGCTCGCTCGTGTTGACCTCTGTTCTCACACACCTTTCCTACTCCAGAGGTAAGGTTACAGAGAGAGGTTGTGGCCAGCTTACTTTCGTGTCTTGAATGAGAAGATTGACAAGTTAATGACTGATCCAGAATGTGCTTTTCTTTGCAGACATTTAGGGAGAGCTTAAATGTGGAAGGACAGCCTGCCTTTTCCAGTCTGCATGCGTGTTTATTGTAGAGTTGGGTCTCTTTTCCCGACACAGACACGGTTGTTTGGATGGGTTAAATGCTTTGAACCACATAGTATTAATGAGTGTTTTCTCTTCTAGTTGTGTTTTGCACTTACCCTGTGTTCTGCCTTTTGGGTAAGTGTGAACTTTAGTCTTCTGTGACCGTGACCTTTTTGGTTTATATCCTTTGTCACACACTTTCCAGtaactgtgtcttttttttttagtggcaTAAAAACGCACTAGCGCTCATCTTCTGCATTTTGCAGTCTTTGGCCTTGACATGGTAAGTAACACCAgtgtccctcccccactcccagccctGCCTTTGACTTGtggtgggaaaggagagaaaacccGTGTGTTGTGGGTTAGAAGGCTAGGAAAACAGAAGCTCTTGAGTTGAAGTTGTCAGTAAGGCAACAGAAGTCAGGCTTCGGAAGGCAGCCAGTTGACTTGGCCCACTGCCAATAGACTGCATTAGTGGTCTTGAATGGTCACAGAGGCCTCAGACCACAGCATTTTTGCTGAGCTCATGGTCAGTTGTCAGATACACAACTATTACTCAGCTCCTCACGTCCGGAAAGTGCAGTTATTATAAAGGCTGGTAAAAAGAGGCTAGGAGTCAGGTAGAGAAGGATGCTGCTGGGAAAATCAGTGATTGTGATGGAATGACCGTTCTGTAGAAGGTCAACAAGGGCATTGTCAGCTGAGCTGAGGGAGCAGTAGGTAGGGAAATGAAAATCCATGTGGATGTAGGGTCAGCATCCTCACTGGATGTGGGCTGGCTTTGAGAAATTTTAGGTGAAGGTTAGGAGATTGTAACCCAGAGGCCAAGTGTAGTATAAAGGTGACCAGAGacatggcttttttaaaaaaagtaatttattatgtatatagtgttctacctgaatgtatccctgcaggccagaagagggcaccagatctcattacaagtggttgtgagccacgatggtggttgctggaattgaactcaggacctctggaagagcagccagtgctcttaacctctgagccatctctccagcccaagacatGACTATTTAAAGCCATAAATGCAACTGTAGGTTCTTGGCTCTTTAAAACTGTGTAACACCTAAGGGagatgtgtggtggcacatatcccATCCGAGGCATTTCTGTGTTACTTTGAAAGTCCAATCCATGAGTAATGATGGCCGACAGAATAGTTTCAGTCAGTGCTATTGGGGATAAAAATGTCTGCTAGAATACAGAGAAAAGGGAGACTGGGTGTTTTGAATAAGCTCCTGGCTGGTGAGCACCTAGCTAGTAGAAATGGATCATAGGAGTGTAAGCTTGatcccatcttccttttggaACTTTGACCTTCTGAAAAAATACTCTTGTCAAACTGCCTTTCAGACTTCACCGTGTTCACAAGttaagtgtgtgcacatggaaaGTGAGAGGTGTGGGGAAGAATGGTGCCTCGTTTTAATAGGAGACACATTTTGCCAGTAGGTACTACAAGGGCCTGACTTGATGGCTTGTGTTTCTGCTCTGGCTTTCTTCTGGGTGCAGAAATTGGTACCTACAAATACTGCAAGTCAGTTCCAAGGAGTCAGCCTTCCTCTGGGCTCTGGAAAATGGTGATTCCCTTTGAACTGAATATTAAGTCTGACCAACTTACTCCCAACTGACACACAGGGCAGGTGTCTCTCCCCTGCACGGTTTTCTTATAGGCAGTGTGGCTTGGGTTCTTGAAATGTTGTGCCAGGGTATACTCTCATCTATAGAATGGTAggtagtggcttttttttttttttttttaatttagtggaGCAGATAGAACATTGACCCCACCTGGGTCGAAGTTAAATAAATTCTTTTGCGAACTTACAAAGCATTAGATCACAACTGGTGAGGGTTTCATTTGCAGTTTCTGACAATAGGACTCTGATGCCATATGGGCGTCAGGAATGTGCCTTTTTCAGGTGGTCACTACTGGCTCATGTGTTAAGCAGTACCACAGGCAAGGCCGGAATCAGAGGGGTAATTGTTATATATGGCCCCTTTGCGCCATTCTCTGCCACAAGGCTACTTTCAGAGCAGAGGTTTATGTGATGTGTGAATGCATACAGGCCAGTAGAAATCACTGGGTGCTCCTAGAGCTTCAGGAGCTTTctgctgggggtgggtgggttctGCTCCCTTCATTCACTTTGATCTTTGCGTTTCTTTGTAGGTATAGCCTTTCCTTCATACCATATGCAAGGTAAGACTAACTTTGTATTTGGAAATAGGGATTCTTTGATTTGTGACCCACAGTGTGTTTACATAGGAggacttctaatttttttaaaaatatttatttttagccgggtgatggtggcgcacgcctttaatcccagcactcgggaggcagaggcaggcggatctctgtgagttcgagatcaacctggtctacagagctagttccaggacaggccccaaagccacagagaaaccctgtctcgaaaaaacaaaaaaaaaaattatttttatttttatgtgtattttgcctgcacgtatattTATGTACCATGTGTGCATTTCCTGTGGCGGTTAGAAGAGgctgttgaatcccctggaaatggaactAATAGATGGTtgctagctgccatgtgggtgctgggaattgaacctgggtcctctggaagagcagcaaatgctcttaatggctgagccatatTTCAAGCTCCTGCATATGGACTTTGGTTTGGAGATTTTAGTTTAGTTGCAGAAAGTGcatgctattttatttatctgtactAAACTTCTTTGAGCTAGATAGGCCCAGGTCATGCATCTGCTTGATAGATTACTATGATAAGGGGCATGGTTCTCCTGATCTCATTGTTCAACTAGCGATGTGCTGGCCAGGCTATGAGTTCCTGGTGTTTGGGGCACTCTAGTCAGAGAAGGTGAACTGATGCATATTAATATGCCTTTAATCTGTAGCTTTGAGGTGGTCGTTTGAAAGGTGATTAATTTAGTGTAACTAAACAAGGGCTTTGGGGTCCTTAGTGCCTGTTTTCTTCCAGGGGCTCACTCAGGAAAGGTTTCAGAAGTCTAGAGGGAAAGCAGGGCCAGGATTCTAGAGGACCAGCGCCTCCTATTTAGCAATGTGAACTTGGTGACTTTATTGACTTCCAAGACCTCAGATGAGACATTGAtaagtggggtgggtggggctggtTCGTCCCCAGAGGCTGGGCGTTTGTTTATTAACCACTTTTGATGGTGGGCTTTTCTCATTTAGTCATAGGACCTTTGCCTCTGATTCCATTCTAATGAAGCcacttaattttattcttctcaatctactaaataaaaatattttccataattgtgctgaggaaatgaaaaattgcaGGGACTGGGAAAGAGGGGGAAGCCATGTCTTCCGCATTCCAGATCTGCTGCTAACAGTGTTCTGAATGTGCTGGGGAGCACGGCTAACAAGCCCACAAAGCGTCCCTGTGTGCATGGGAATATTACAGGGACGTAGCAGTTGTGAAATACTGCCTTTGGGGCCATGAGGAACATATTCTCAGAAGAATATGGGCAGGGTTTTCCCAGGAGCTGGCTTGCTATTTGAAATAAGCCAAGGTCTGCTACATCTGAGCATCTATGAAGTATTTATCTGTTTGGCAATAGTTTGACCATATCTCGTAGGTCCCTAAAGTACCTACATAATTTACTGGGCCCagcacaaaatgaaaatgtgggTTCCTCCTTTTTAAATGACCAGAGCTCCGTATAGCTGGAGCTACCCACACAACTGGACTCACTCAGTGTCCTTCCTCAGGGGTTCAACACTGATCAGGATGGGAGTGATGGAAACATTACAGTTCTTTTTGAACTCAAGAGTTTTTGTGTCGAGCAGTTGCATCTTCCTTTAGCAGGGAGGGAACCACAGTGAGTTCCGTCTGGCTTCTAGAATGGTTTTCTCTAGTGTCCACAGAGCAGATTATACAGCTGAAAAGGCTTTGAAACCAGGTGAATTTGTCAAATGGGTTAAACAAATCAGATGGACTCCTCTGCCCAGCTTTTCCGACCCTCAGTGTGTGTGACCTGGCAGGAAGGGACTTATTTTGGCCATAAACCCCCTTACTTTACTTACAGAGTACTCCTGGGACTTCAGTATGCAGCAGACCTCGACAGTCCACTAGAGTCTTCAAGACAGGTTCTCTTATGTAGCCCATGCAGGCCTCAAACTcgcaatccttttgcctcagctcCCTGAGTGTGGCATTACATGCATGTGTCACCATACATGGCTCCTTGATGACTTTTGATGTTAAAATTCATGGCCTGCTCAGGCAGTTGGATTTACTCACCTCATGTGATCCCCAACACTGTACACCAAAACCACAGTATCAAACCTGGGATGGGGTGAGGGTGAGAGCTTAGGGTTCCTCCTTACAGCCAGGTGCagtgggggaagagaagaggtcTACCTGCACAGATAAGCTATCTGTTGAGCACCCACTTTTTGCTTACCGGAGCTATACTGAATCCCAGGCACTAAGTGAGCCTGTTATTAATGCACAGTAATGTTAGTATACCCAGCTCCCTGTGCCAGGGAGCTCCTGGAGGTGTTCCTGCACAGTCTTCTGCCAGTGCACTGTAGCCCTCGTGACTACCCCTTGGTGATCTCATTGTGTTCTGATTGACTGATGTAGAAATGCAGCAAGCATTTACTACTCCCCAGGACTAGTCCTAGGATAAGTGAGCATGTCCCATCTGTCAGATGAGAGAATTCAAACTCCAGCCTGACCAGTAATTTGCCCAGGAGAAAACTGCTAAGAGACGTTGGCACTGCAGGTGACGAGTGGTTGGTTCTGCCCTTGCAGTTTCCTCCTTCAGCAGTACGGTACCCTGGGAAATGCTCAAGAACTGTCTTTGCCATGGTGGAGCCTTTGCAGTGATAACGTCCCGTTCATCTCCGTGTATTTCCTTCCTAGGGATGCTGTGAAGAAGTGCTTTGCTGTGTGTCTTACATAATGCATGGCAGTCTGCAGAGAGCGCCGCGGACGGAAGCTGGTGGACCGTCTTGGAAATGCCCTCTGGACTCCGTCTCACAGACACATGCCTTTCACTTGCAGCAACGTGGTGTTTGCAATTTGGACATTTTTGAGGGTTGCCCATGGGAGCAGTCATGAATCCTAAACCCCAGTGTCTGTAGCACAATGTGAGGTTCTGTGGCTAGTGTAGGGGACTCTTCCTTGTGACCATTTTCCTCTCTGGATGGCATCCCACCAAGTTCTCGCAGATCAGACTTTGTTTAATAGCAGCAGATAAGCTGCAGGAGCCACTGATTCCCAGGTGGTGGCAGGAAGGCCTAGCAGATATTATAGGGTTCAGCAGGAAGGGCAGAATTTTGAAGATTTGCCCCTCACCAAGGAAACCATTGTCACCACCTCACACAGTATCATCCCTGGTGTTTCTGCCCTTCCTGCAACCCTGGAGAGCCTGCCCTGGGCACACTGCCCTCCTGTGGACTGCACCGTCTTGTTCAATCACAACTGGCTATGGAATGTCTTTTCTAGTGTTGAGTGGGATTCTTTCTcttgccctccccctcccatgtCTCTTGTCTTGTGATCTTGGGACACTGCTTGATCGAGAGTGAAGTAGTGGCCTAAAGAACTATTTGCTTTTGGACAGGAGCcaccagaaagtgaaaaaccTTCATGTTCCctgctctgtttatttttcttcattatttataaatgtttacttttattgattgtattttcCGTTCTTCACTGGAGTTGGGCCAAGGAAAGTGCATGGGAAGACAGATCCCTTGTGGGGCCAGCAGGAAGTAGGCATGCCAGCCAAGTGACGGTCAGTGCTCCGGCGTTGACACTAAGCCTGAGTGTCACTGCAAAGACAGCAGCCCGCAGGTGGTCATGTCTCAGCCTATGCCTAGCCATACACACAGTGTTCTTGTGTTGATGATCTTATCTGGTCCTCATGGGAGCCATGTGAGGAAGCAGGATTGTTGTCTCACTGTACAGTCAAAGGACCAAGGCTCAGATGGGTTCCATGTCACCTGACCATAGCTGTGACAGGGTCAAGCCAGAGTCCTTGTCTCCTTCGTGATGGCAGCTCTGGTCATCTCTCATAACCCTTTCCTTGTTTTGATCATCCTAGCCTGTGCCTTTTCTGGTTTCAGCATCTATGTTACCTGTGCCATGCTCTATCTGTTCCCCCATCTCACTTTTTGCAGCTTCCCTCTGCATCTATAGGATGGCCACCATCCCGTGTCACCTGCAGCTGCTCTTTGCTTCCCAGGCACCGTCAGAGTTCCTGGTAATCCAGGTTTACCCTTTGCTCTTTGTGCAAGGCCAGATCTACTCCGACCTCTGCTCTGCCACCCCCAGACCACAGGTGGTGAGCACTCATCGCTTTGGTCGTGTGGCCAGTTGCTGAACTGTGCCTAGTAACTCTGTCTTTTCCTCTGAGGGGAGAAGAATGGATAGACAGATTAGGGCAGAGGGCAGCCCAGCCATTCCAGATTCTTTCCATGCTGCTGAGGTACCTGTGAGGTCTTCAGCCTTTCTTTAGTCAGGAAAGAAAGTTATATACTCCCCTCTGGCTTTTTGAGGCACATTCATATCCTAGGAGCCTTGGGAATCAGTTCGGGTCTCAGACTGGCTTAGGTGTCAGAAGGAACATGAGGAGTTTAAGGGTGCCCGTGGTGCGTAGCTGACATGAGGCTAGGCTTGTTGCTTCAAGCTCCAACCATCTTGGAGTCATGCACCTGAAAGGCTGACCCCTCCATGCCCTTGTAAGTGACTGGACTTGAGTCCAAGTACCTTTTAAAGATGTTAGAAGGGCTGAATAGCTTACTGTGTGAATGTGGGCAGATCTGGGTGTGAGCTGTGGTCCGGTCACATGTTGGTTGAGTCCTTTGAAGTTACCTAATGTGGTTCCTCAATTTCCCTGTTTCAAAATAGTGGGCTGACAAGTCGTGCTGGATTGTGGGAGGATGCCAGGGACAGATGACTGTATCACGTGCTTGGTAGGGAGCCAAGCAGAGGGTCTGTGCAATAACCGATGACCCCTAACACTGGTGGGATGAATGCTGGGGCAGCGATCTGCTTAGCATACTTAATATTGGTACGTTGCTGAACCAATGTATCTGCCGTACATTATCTCATTGACTGCCAGGTGAGAGAAACTGCCTCCGTCATCATAAAGCAGTAGCTGCCTCAGTTGCTCCCAGTAGCAGGGCATCAGTGAGAAGGCTCTCGGTGGGAGATTGTGTCTTAGATAATCGACAGCGGGTGGCCAGTTTGCCGCAGCAGCTTGACTCTGGACACATTTAAGCATCTTTTGGATGATCATCCTCCAGTATCCTCCAGACTTCCAGATTTCGTCTTTAGTTGTCTTATCCTTTGGTTGTTTCCTCTCCTGCCTTTACTGGACTGTGGAAGGAAGAAATCCATTTCAAATCTGCTAAAGTCTTGTACCAAGCCAACAGCATTGATtagaagcaacttagggagggAGGCTGAAGTGGAGAATTAGGGCCTCTGGTGCTGACTGGTGGGAGTGTCTgtgtcttctcccctccttcaTACTCCTCAGTCCATTGCCTGGTGAGGGGGCACCACTGTGTTTGGGGAGTGATGAAAACCGCTGAGTGACCTTTGTAGAGGGGAATGTGATGCTCAGTCGGGCTGGCTTTCCAGGTTTGGGACGCCTCTGGCCCGAGTGCTGTCTTCCCTGGGCTGTGGTCAGTAGAGTGCTGCACTCAGAACCATTGTGCTTTCTGGACCAGGAGAGTAGCTTAGGGTCCCCGTGGCCCCCTCTGCCCCAGGCTGACTATTGGGACACTGTGAAGGTGGATTCCTGCTTACTGAATTATCTCTCTCGCAGACTGACAGGCTTCCCTTTTCATAGACCAAGCCCTGAGGAAGCTTTTGTCTCTCCTGCTCCCCTGTCTGGCTGCTGCTCAGACCCCAACTCCCGGCATCTTGTCTTAGAGAAGGGGAAATCCCACTCCCCGCTCAGCATTTTCACTGTGGAGATCGTTGCAGTGCTGGGTGTCTATGTTACTCTCATGGTGACTTTGTGCCACCTTCCTTCCACATAGTCACTTTAGGCCAAGAGAATAGGGAATGAAATCAAGAAATGCATTCcatataaaaattactttttaatgctCTAGTGCAGTAGATAATTAGCAGCGGGGCAGTGTCTGAAGCGTGGAGGCTACACTTGTTTGGGGCTCGTTTTTGCTATCCCCATAGGTGATGAGTGTTGCAGTGGACAGGATGAGACTTGGTGGAATGAATTGGGCAACTGAGGTGCACCCTCAGTTCCTCTCTGTGGAGTTCCTCTCTGGTGGGCACCCACCCTCTGTttactcttccttctctctctgttctacTCTTCTCGTTAGAGTCACTTACATACACTTCACAACCACGCCTAAAACTGATTTCCtgctaattaaagaaaaaaggaaggccAGTGTTTAAAAACGGTATGAAGATGTTTGCTAGGCCTTGTGGCAGGTTTTGCTTTTAGTTCTTCTTTTCTAAGTGCAGTATGTGCTATACCTCACAGATAATATCCTCTTAAAAGTAAAGGAGCTGTAGCTGAAATTCAGTGCAGGCACccgtctgtgtgtctttgtatctGGAAGGCCAATCGCTTAGGAAAAGGGTGCTGATGTGATCTTGAAGTACCTGCCAATTCAtgattttatgatattttgaGATCTTGCGTGTTTTTAGGCTAGTGAGCAGAGACGTGCAGTGGAGTTTGTTTGATCTCAGTTCAGGGTGGGGTTTATAGTTCCACTTTGAGTATTTCCAGCCCTGCTGTGACAAAGTGTGAAGCACTTGAAGTAGCTACTGCTTAAGCTGTGCCACCAGCGTGCCAGGCTTCTGTTGCAGTGTGGCAGACGGTAAGTGGCAGAGCCTTAGTAACATAAGTTGACGACATAAAATGACATCCATCCTAGCAGGAGCTGGTAACTGACTGCTAGGCTTGGACatgtacaaagtgagtttctgCAGGTTGGCTGATCTGAAACTAAGGAAAAATAGGTCCAGTAGATAGAGATTCTGTTAGAGATGGGAGAGGTCAACCCATGGTATCCTAACTAACACTGTATGCTGTGTACTCAGATAATGCTACTACATGCTTGCTTAGAATGCATGTAGTCTTGGGTTCAATCTCTAGAAGTGCATGCACTGGCCATGGTGGTAGAGGATCTGGAGTACATTAGACCCTATgttaaaaaaattaggaaaaaaaatcaaatgaagtcTCAAGTTTGGGCTCTTGCACATGGCTCTTGTCTGTTAAATGTCCAGCATTTTTTCCCTGGCCTTTTCTATTGTGTTTGCTTAACTTGAATaaggaaaggggggaaaataGCCCCCTGAGCCCTgccttttcaattttattgtgaAATCGATAGTGAGGGCGTGCAGAAGCCTATGATGGAGGCACTCTTATCCTTGCGGCTTTGGCCACCTGGGCGCACTGCACAGCAGTGAACCAAATCCAGAATGCTCATGGTGAATTTGTATGCCTTCAGAACATTGTACCTGTTCTGATACAGTGAA
This sequence is a window from Microtus ochrogaster isolate Prairie Vole_2 unplaced genomic scaffold, MicOch1.0 UNK70, whole genome shotgun sequence. Protein-coding genes within it:
- the Sft2d2 gene encoding vesicle transport protein SFT2B; this translates as MDKLKKVLSGQDTEDRSGLSEVVEASTLSWGTRIKGFIACFAIGILCSLLGTFLLWVPRKGLSLFAVFYTLGNMASIGSTAFLMGPLKQLKRMFEPTRLIATILVLLCFALTLCSAFWWHKNALALIFCILQSLALTWYSLSFIPYARDAVKKCFAVCLT